The stretch of DNA CCGGCCAGAGAACGCTGATCACAGCAAAAACTCCTCGTGCACTTCAGGTTCTCGAAGGACTTATCCCGGATGAACTTCGGCCGCTCTGCATCAACGTGCTCGGCAGCGGACGTGAAGAGAAGAGGTCGATGGAATCCAGTGTCGGCGGAATACTCCGGAAGAAAGATGAATGGAGCGAAAAACAGGCAGCCAGAGTTCGTGAGGAACTTGAGCAAAAGCTCCGCGAATTGCGGGAGGAGAAAGCTAAAATCAACAGAAGGCTTCGCGATATCCGGGAATCCGAAGTTTATTCACATTCCATTGCTGAAGGAACCTATCGAGGTACCGCTGCACGAATAGCAGAAGCTATGAATCGGAATAGGAGTACCTACGAATGGTTCACGGACACGGTCCCTCTGGATGGGACTTGTCCAATCTCCGAAAGCGACTTGCGAAATGTGCTTGGGGGTCTGCGCCGCTTCACAGCCGAAAAGCGGCAGGAGTTAATCCGTCCGCGGCCAAAAGACCTGCTATCACCCGAAAGAGTCTCCACCCTCTTTGAGCATGAGAAAAAGGCGATTGAAGAAGAGTCCCGTTCGGCAAAAGGAGCGGATGAGCAACTGATAGCCGATCATCTATCAAGGATGGAGGCCGAAACTATCAAGGCGATCCATGATTCCCTTTCTGCTTTCCTGAACGAGTACCAAAGGCTTTCCACATCGCCTCATGCATGGATATGCGAAGCTTTGCGTGATGTTGCAGGCGGCAATTCATCCATGTGGCGTGACCTTCACTGCGTTACTCGGGATACAATCACCTCTATCGAACCGCTGGCCTCTGTGGCGGATGATACCACCATTGACTTTCCAGATACAACCAATATCAGAGCACTCCGTGAAGATGCCTGCAAACTGAAAGAGCACATGGAAAATGGCGGTAAACTTGGGTGGTGGGGGCCATTCCGCCCAAAGCTGGTTAAAGAGCGTGCTTATGTACTCAAGACCGTTCGAATAAACGGGCGTTCCTGCTCCACCCTTGAGCATATCTCAGTTCTGGCCGATGCGCTGTATGTACGGATTGCATGCGAAAAGGCATGGAGATTCTGGGCAGGCCGGTGTAAAAATATCCAGGGGCCTTATACCCTGCAACTACACAGGCTGAAAGCTTTGTATGACGCCTTGACCAGTGTGCTGTCCATCGAGACTCTCATTGAGCAATGCCGCAAGGCCCTGCAGCACTGTCCACATCTGGGCGAATCCATTTGGACCAATGAATTGCAGGTAAGAAAAATCATTGCCTCTTGCAGGCTTGCACTGGACCGTCAAGCAAAGCGCCTTGCTATTGAAGAAATCCGGAGGATTGAAGCTCCACTGATGGTACTTGTTGCTAAGAGCGGTGTACATCCCATAACAGGAGAGTTACTTCAGTCACTTCGCCAACGTGACCCTGAGGGATTCGCACGTGCCTGGAATAAATTGCATGATCTGGATAGAGATTGTCAACATCTTCATAAGGTGAACGAAGACATTAACAAACTGCGGCATCTTGTGCCAAGGCTGGTTGGGGAATTGGAACGCACCTGCAATGATGCCTGCTGGAATTCACGTGTTCAGGAGATAGAAAGTGCCTGGCATTGGGCCCAGGCAAGGTTCTGGGTTGAGGAATACATACGAAAGGAAGACGCTCCAAATCTCGCCAGGCGCGCAAGGCAGATTGAGGACGAAATCAGCATAACCATTACGAAACTCGCTGCACTCCATGCATGGTCGTTCTGCTTCTCCCGTCTTCAGGATAAGCACCAGCGTCACATGGTAGCTTGGCAACAGGAGATGAAGAAATATGGCAAAGGAACGGGAAAACATGCGCACTTACACCTTCGTGAAGCCCAGAAACACTTGAACGAGTGCCGGGAGGCGGTTCCGGCCTGGGTAATGCCTCTTCATCGGGTCTGGGATACAATAGACCCCTCGCCCGGAATGTTTGACGTCATCATCGTTGATGAGGCATCACAATGCGGCTTTGAAGCTCTTCCACTCTTTTACCTGGGGAAGAAGATTTTGATTGTGGGAGATGACAAGCAGATCAGCCCGGATGCTGTTGGTTTGTCACGTGATGACGTGCACGGCTTAATGGAAGAATTTCTTCACGATTTCCGCTTCAGGTCTTCTTTCGACGTCGAGAGCAGCTTATTCGCTCACGGCAAACTGAGATGTGGAAATCGGCAGATTATTCTGCGTGAGCACTTCCGATGCATGCCGGAAATTATCCGATTCAGCAACGATCTTTGGTATTTCGATACTCCGTTGATTCCTCTGAGACAATACGGACCTGACCGACTGACCCCACTTGAGCATGTTTTTGTCAGGAAAGGCTATCGCCAGGGAAGCGATAGTCGTGCGATCAATCATCCGGAAGCTGATGCGATAGCAGAGAAAATTGTTGAATTGTGCAAAGATCCAAGGTACACAGGAAAGACTATGGGTGTTGTGGTGCTGCAGGGGGATGCCCAGTCTGGCCTGATAGAGGAAAAGCTATTGAAACTCCTGGGAGCTGAAGAGATGGAGATGCGGCGTCTAATCTGCGGGAATCCATACAGCTTCCAGGGCGATGAACGTGACATTATCTTCCTGTCCATGGTTGCCGCAACCAATGATAGAATCGGCCCACTCGCAAAGGCGGCGGATGAAAGAAGATTCAATGTGGCAGCAAGTCGCGCACGGGACCAGATGTGGCTCTTCCACTCAGTACAGTGCAACGATCTGAGTACACATTGTCTGCGCCGCACGTTACTTAAATTTTTTGAAGATACTCGGCCACGAAAGATCGCCGGTATTGATAGGGATGAGTTGGAACGTCGAGCGGCGCAGGATAACCGATCAGTCGTTAAAGCGCCACCACCGTTTGAGAGTTGGTTTGAAGTGAACGTAGCGCTCGAGCTGATCCGCAGGGGATATCTCGTAATACCGCAGTATGAGGTTGCCGGAAAAAGGATTGATCTTGTGGTCGAAGGCGGCCGGACGCGATTGGCGGTCGAGTGTGATGGTGATGAGTGGCATGGAGTTGATCGATATGAAGAGGATATGCAGCGTAAACGACAATTAGAACGATGCGGCTGGGTCTTCTTTAATGTCAGAGAATCGGAATTCTATGCGGATAAGCAAAGGGTAATGGAGCATCTTTATCGCCTTCTCGATGAGAGAGGAATTGTCCCGCAAATCCGCTTACAAGAAAAGGAATCGGATGTAAAAGATGTAAAAGCTGCACACGATGTAAAAGTCCAAATCGGTGACACGGTGATTTATGTTGATATTCAAGATCCGCAGATCGAGAAACATATCGTGATATCCAACACAAAATCGAATCCTGATTGGGGAATAGTAAACGTCAATACACCTATTGCACAAGCCCTCTTAGGTTCTTGTATAAACGATAAGGTGGAAGCC from bacterium encodes:
- a CDS encoding AAA domain-containing protein, translated to MSLCQIPNINEKAVRLVEYLRRLASLRSPLVREITGYEMVLWVGGIPQQKGCFTQAWGRDEKYDPDIWIEVQSRREPELPSVPEQCQNWVNENTLRNKNELPELLSSITIQDRNPNWKEGSNLPELITCTARLEDHPEIQSAWDRWVEERWLPWTEEHNAWESIHKIYSELFAIHQEQMRLGEEYELVLGLGLLIWQTPSGHRVCRHLIVANALLEFEARLAKFTVRPNPDGAKLRPELDMLDIKGQPAHAEEEAKRALTAAGDDPWEKDCIEGVLQALVRSINSQGEYDSALEGKSVRASGKPVVKYAPALILRKRCARGLTEILNRIKGRIEKGEDIPREFLDLAEIQSASDVDSENDSGEVNSCFDGEVFFPKPSNEEQRRIVEMLRRASLVLVQGPPGTGKSHTIANLICHLLATGQRTLITAKTPRALQVLEGLIPDELRPLCINVLGSGREEKRSMESSVGGILRKKDEWSEKQAARVREELEQKLRELREEKAKINRRLRDIRESEVYSHSIAEGTYRGTAARIAEAMNRNRSTYEWFTDTVPLDGTCPISESDLRNVLGGLRRFTAEKRQELIRPRPKDLLSPERVSTLFEHEKKAIEEESRSAKGADEQLIADHLSRMEAETIKAIHDSLSAFLNEYQRLSTSPHAWICEALRDVAGGNSSMWRDLHCVTRDTITSIEPLASVADDTTIDFPDTTNIRALREDACKLKEHMENGGKLGWWGPFRPKLVKERAYVLKTVRINGRSCSTLEHISVLADALYVRIACEKAWRFWAGRCKNIQGPYTLQLHRLKALYDALTSVLSIETLIEQCRKALQHCPHLGESIWTNELQVRKIIASCRLALDRQAKRLAIEEIRRIEAPLMVLVAKSGVHPITGELLQSLRQRDPEGFARAWNKLHDLDRDCQHLHKVNEDINKLRHLVPRLVGELERTCNDACWNSRVQEIESAWHWAQARFWVEEYIRKEDAPNLARRARQIEDEISITITKLAALHAWSFCFSRLQDKHQRHMVAWQQEMKKYGKGTGKHAHLHLREAQKHLNECREAVPAWVMPLHRVWDTIDPSPGMFDVIIVDEASQCGFEALPLFYLGKKILIVGDDKQISPDAVGLSRDDVHGLMEEFLHDFRFRSSFDVESSLFAHGKLRCGNRQIILREHFRCMPEIIRFSNDLWYFDTPLIPLRQYGPDRLTPLEHVFVRKGYRQGSDSRAINHPEADAIAEKIVELCKDPRYTGKTMGVVVLQGDAQSGLIEEKLLKLLGAEEMEMRRLICGNPYSFQGDERDIIFLSMVAATNDRIGPLAKAADERRFNVAASRARDQMWLFHSVQCNDLSTHCLRRTLLKFFEDTRPRKIAGIDRDELERRAAQDNRSVVKAPPPFESWFEVNVALELIRRGYLVIPQYEVAGKRIDLVVEGGRTRLAVECDGDEWHGVDRYEEDMQRKRQLERCGWVFFNVRESEFYADKQRVMEHLYRLLDERGIVPQIRLQEKESDVKDVKAAHDVKVQIGDTVIYVDIQDPQIEKHIVISNTKSNPDWGIVNVNTPIAQALLGSCINDKVEAKLPRGSVHLLVKAIKKPASEHWHRQK